ATTAGTGCACGATTAAAGCGGCGGCATCacagcgtcttgtatgatatgagtctttgctttattttctttttagtttgtcacaatcatccttactgaacacacctatttgagagagccatatGTTATCAttatttgttagaattgctctatgtgcttcacttcaAAAAAATTGAGCTATGCAATTGCTCTAGTgattcacttaaatcttttagagcacggtgatgattaaattttgaagaaatacttgaactcttatgcttcacttatattattttgagagttgataTACATTATCTTTTAAAGAAATGCACTCTCATGCTTGCCTTATATTCTTTTGAGAGTTGATAtgaatttttttaagaaatattTGTGCTCTCATGCTTCATTTAAATATTTTTGAGTGTTGataattgttggaaatatgccctagaggcaataataaaatggttattattctatttccttgttcatgataatcgtctattgttcatgctataattgtattaaccggaaaccataatacatgtgtgaatacatagaccacaacatgtccctagtgagcctctagttgactagctcattgatcaatagatggttgtggtttcctgaccatggagattggatgtcgttgataatgggatcacatcattaggagaatgatgcgatggacaagacccaacactaagcatagcacaagatcgtgtagttcatttgctagagcttttctaatgtcaactatcatttccttagaccatgagattgtgtaactcccagatgccgtaggaatgctttgggtgtatcaaacgtcacaacgtaacttggtgactataaaggtgcactataggtatctttgaaagtgtctgttgggttggcacgaatcgagacagggatttgtcactccgtatgacggagaggtatctctgggcccactcggtagtgcatcatcttaatgagctcaatgtaactaaggagttagtcacgggatcatgtgttacggaacgagtaaagagacttgccggtaacgagattgaacaaggtatgtgtcgtggaattgtcacggcagatgtcctcaagctaggacttagtcgtggagccatcgccgctaggaagcttgaaggggttaacaggacaaggaacacgagggtttatactggttcggccccttacggtgaaggtaaaagcctacgtccagttgaggtggtattgattagggtttcgatgaccagggagcttaactgctatgcctggctctcgatgagatctttcttgtccttaaaccgctgccgggtcgtccctttacatagagaggttgacgcccagcagctctcagagtcccggctggctcataaaagtgtccggctcagactctcaactattcttgtcttacactacaagtctcgccatacggcggtttatcactacgggccttaagccgtctccgggtcttaagcccatctttggcccaccgtctttaagcttggcgccgggcttcaagtgatgacccttatgagtaacccggccctttctggcgggtgactctaaggtttatatcctcaacattaggccccagattgatttgagccggctcgtgtcaatcttcaattctttcgacagaaaatctccggcttacaattgtgtgaaggccataacccggcgtgacgtcatcctctggactccgggtaatccgccgtgacgtcatcttccattaagcccattttttattccaccagatccgcaacggatcttatctttactgccatcccgaaaatcgaggcgcctctcgggcgagataaccgcgccgtggcctcctcgtttctcgcgcccacttatgagtctggccttataaatagcccgaccctcgggtctttctcattctcccccttttgtcgtctccttcctctcgctgctccgtgctgctcgagctccgccgccgccgccgccacaacAGAGCtctgcatcctcgtcgtccttggccctgcatcaccctgaaccgtcCAGAGAACCGCGGCGAACCCCTGCATCCGTAAGTTCCTTCCTCCTCGTAGGATAGATCTACGTTAAGCTCCTGCTGTTCTTCCCGTTCTTCGTCGTCGCCCACGAGTTCCtggtagttttcatttttactgcctCGCCTTAATCTTAAGACAGTATAGAACCAACGCGGCGGCTGTTTATCACCCATTTCAAATGCAAATAGATCCCTTTTCactgcataaaggctccgttcgaGCGCAAGAACTTCCTTGtatctgtttttaggtctagaaactttcctttttcccgaccgttttgatccaaattatttactgcaacgtgtgaaacctgttttcaccacacttagtaaaaaactgcacccgTTAAgccatggcggtttacatttccggtttaaagaaaccacgcaccgtagaaccttccggctcaaaggaGGCCATGTGCCATAAAACTTTCCGGCTTATCTGTGACAAGGtcgtagacaatcgaattactcttaatacctccagcggcttagataacccgatgcacctagatatatgtcattagtcccctccataagccgccactttaacattgaactgtaaatttcctccggcttataattaaaccgggcatgtttccttttatcataggcttccgactttcaccatgcctcccaaagctcccaaagctcccatcacttgcaattggatgaggtccaacgtcactgaCGAGACCTTAGCGGACTTTGTGAAGTTGGgttatctgcccaagaaggacgtcatgtcctaccgtgcccccgacccatcagaggagagaccacagccaaaggacggggaggtggtagtttttgcggatcatatgagccggggcttcgcaccgcccggctcaaagttctttagagacgtactgaatttctttgacctgtggccacaagacataggacccaattctgtgtccaatatatgcaacttccaagtgttctgcgaagtctaccttggagaggagcccagcttgctgctcctcagacagctcttctacctgaaccatcagaacgagtgtgccaacgggccaagcttggaacttggcggcatctctattcagcgacggagagactgccttttcccttacgccgagccgccaagtcacccaaaggactggaaccagacgtggttctactgccaagacacgtcgccggctgacgagagcccgctgcccggcttttgcccttcacgtctggaaccaactcattctctgtctgacaagttaactcaagcggagcgccaacctctgctccccaccatcaacaagatcaaggctctcctgggcaatggtctcaacggaattgatctggtctgggtctggatctcgtggcgggtgatccccttgagccgtcgccccggcttaatgtgtgaatacacaggccggaaagatgaccccctgcgacacagtcgcaacgatcttcctgaagacgttgctgaagacatgaccaaggcccttttaaatgagagcttggcagactacgggaggaccgggctagcccccttctgcaagaccaacccagccccagcggtaagccgctgatctgaacattttatcttcttctgtagataTCCTTCACCtgaatttttaaaaaaatcatcattgtatttttcaggctgatgacaaattctggaaggtcaaatatgaccatgaggcggccaagaaggccaggaaggctaacaaagccgccaagagagccgctccccgcaagaagggaagtaggcctactccttcagagctgctgcaactgagcgacagctccgagtcagaggtaacccctgaacctgtaatctcttgttgtatttattgtttatttctgtccaccttatcaatactgttcatcaacaggatgacaccggagcaagtaacccggtggttgaagaggtaatgatactttcctccgactcggagcccttgccaaggctgaaagtccgaagggtaacccggaaagtaagattttctcatcctttagcttatcaagatcctcaatttcttttgaagcaacagactcatgagagccggcggcacacccggaccaacaaggatgctgacctctcctccggcttacccgacgcatcgaggaaacgccgaaccgaggttctctccaacttgtacccttttcatcctttggcgggtgttatacgtcaaccgctcaactcttctgattcaaactatcaggaaacctcaccctcctctggtgactcgatgcaatcaagcctgccggccttcaagaccgtacccgggtaataaTGATCATATCTTGTTGTGCTCATCTTTGCTCATacctttgtactaaccttttttgtcctttcagtgcccaggcaaagctcaccaagagggcgaagaagaccaagcccgtcgaagagccggacttgcctgaaccggaggtagcagctcaagaaccgccagctgcctccgctcccgaagccaccgctccaaccgacaaggcaactgcagaagcttctgctaacccggagacctccagctcggctcagccggtcaatgacccggacgtggtaatcacccggacggagtttgttgagccggggagacctactgtattggccaagtgctccgccaaggaggagttgctacagcaccgccgggttaatctggacctcaccgactacgccaatctgaacatcggagagattgtctccggctatgtcagccaagtgcacaagagccgggatgtagagatcggcatggtgaaccagattcagcagaagtctgaggtactactcttctttcttcttgcttactgcatagttatcctgttattcttaccatactctagcccccaagtctacgacttatgatagaatatgttgtagacttaagttccggcttactcgcttgaaccggcaatttgtaaatagaaacgttcgatatgcattagcccccaagtgccaagtgtctttgcttggaaagtacttgggactttaaaattgcataataactgttcatcctataacccggaaattatgcaggctgcttgcaagaagtttgaagctgacatctccgatctaGAGACCCGGCTgaggacgcaagaaactgagacccggaaggccaatgccaaatttgtgtccactattgctgcgcaagaaaagctgaagacggactttgatgctgaacggaaagcttgggccgaagagaaggctactctggtgaaccgggccgaacaggcggagaaggctctgacagagaagaccgccgaactctccggcttaaaacgccaagtgtcccagatggttgccgcaatcttcggtaagtcattccaccGGCTTTCGTCCAGTTTAAAAAATTTATGTCTCATAACCCATCATTGCcggcggcttatcttactctgttacacaggtcccagaagcgccaacctcaaccaaagcgtggtgaccaagttgaaggccgtgtacaccctggtggagcaactctacaccgggtcacagcgcgccttggccgtggtggccctatccaatgaggtgccgactcatctggcggaagttcttcgccggcttgccgttcttccccaacgtgtccaagagctgcggcgggcctctgcaagagccggagctatcgccgctctgagccgggccaaggcgttccttccagagttagacccggcggacattgccctcggctatcccagtttgaaggaagacggcacacgcttcgaccaaagggactttgcagcctgcgtgaagatcgtgcgcccggtggccaccctcattggaaacgacacaaatctgaccaagtaccagccgggttacaatgcagaaaatcagaggatccccactccgcgttatgaagctatcagcttagtcccgccagctcgtaagcacaccttcgccccggagattgacccggccgggttaattgacgaggaagctcaatttgaagctctgagcggcattgactggaagtcgtcaactttccaggtcttgggaacagccggaggagaggagagggatgagccggagacttcaactcagcaagcatcgtaactctgcaggcggcttattaaacaatgcttcacccttttggactcgacgagtcttgtaatagagtaggaccaacacttcaactttgccatgccatcgtgcacgcgttgaatgctgaagtccattgaagttgtctcctttatatttccCCGGGTCATACtcgatcattcattttccttaagctcaaatagttgcctttaactatcctgcatagaaggacaaatcacaagtctctaggcggcttaccgcactgagaatcatagttttagatatataacccggaatatgaatcaaaaaagactggtcctcaattatgtccttaataTAGCCGTAATAACAGACTTATcggcctgcaagcacacttccggcttagataacccgggtaataaggttggtacctcaattccggtttaccagtcttaataacaCCGATTATATTCAACTAGTACtataaatcaaagttaagccggcaaagtgagacccgccgtgcacacctgaaataatcagaagaactcaCTATAAATccgaagaacttaggggcttccggttcaaatatgaccagaaacccgtcccaaaggggttatgctaggattcgaatgcgatcatatagcccccagtgggtgtggcgatgccaatcaagagggtaccgacagctatgttctctttggttcgaatacgacccatgtttgaacaggaagcccccaaatgaccttaagaattgtttaacgacgctgattcgaatacgatccacgtcagtacccaaaggggttaaactatgattcaaatatgatcaaagaaaactccccaatgagctcggcactttgccaatcaaatgggtatcgacagctatgttctctttggttcgaatacgacctatgtttgaacaggaagcccccaaatgactatattgtgtatggctagattcgaatacgatcataagccggatcctccttcaagttatcacatgatcttgtaatgaaaacaacacattcatctttggaggataaaaaaggacagaggtcctgctttattgcttatcataatatatacatggcttagagaaatatgtacattatgagagccggtggctcaagtgtaataaggccgaagctgagctatgttccacggccgaggggtctcttcctccgacttacgtgaatctttgtgctcccgaatgtcaatgaggtaatatgacccgttgtgcaaattcttgctgaccacaaagggcccttcccaaggcggggatagcttgtgcgcatctgtttgatcctggatgagccggagcaccagatcgccttcctggaagactcgggatttaacccggcgactatgataatgGCGCTGGTCCTGTTGGTTAATCgatgagcgagctgctgccacatcacgctgttcgtccaacaagtcaagagcatcttggcgcgcctgttcattatccatctcaacataagccgccactcgaggcgagtcatgacggatgtcactggggaggactgcttccgctccataaaccatgaagaaaggcgtgaaacctgtagacctgttaggagtagtgttgatgctccataacacggagggtaactcctccacccaacaacccgacgtccattgtaaagggaccaaaagtcggggtttgatgcctttcaaaatctcctgattagccctctcagcttgaccattggactgagggtgagccactgatgaaacatcaagtctaatatgctctcgttgacaaaactcatccatggcgcctttggataaattggtaccattgtcagttataatgctgtgtggaaagccaaagcgaaagatcacctttttcataaactgaactgccgtggctgcatcacacttgctaactggctctgcttaaacccacttggtaaacttgtcaactgccaccaagaggtgggtcttcttatccttggaccttttaaaaggcccaaccatatcaagcccccagaccgcaaagggccaagtaattgggatcatcctcagctcctgagccggcacatgagcctgTCGTGAgtacctttggcaaccatcacatttactgaccaagtcctccgcatcagcatgagccgtcagacaataaaaaccatgacgggaagccttggccacaagagactttgagccggtgtgatggccacaatccccttcatgaatctcacgcaagatctcttgaccttccgcaggggagacacaacactggaacgctcccgtaacactgcggcgatgcaactcaccattgataacaatcattgacttagaccgccgggttatttgtctggccaaagtttcatcctcaggcaaatctccccgggtcatgtaagccagatagggcattgtccagtccggtatgatgtggagagccgccaccagtcgtgcctccgggtcagggacggccaagtcttcctctgtaggcaacttaacagaagggttatgcaggacgtccaggaaaatattaggcggcaccggctttcgctgagagcccagccggcttaaagcatcagccgcctcgttcttcctgcgatcgatgtgctctacttggtaaccctgaaagtgcccagcaatggcctCAACTTCGTGGCGATAAGCcaccatgagagggtccttggagtcccactttcctgatacttgttgagccaccaagtctgagtcgccgaagcaccttacccggctcaagctcatctccttagccatccgaagaccgtggagcaaggcctcgtactcagctgcattgttggtacaaggaaacatcaattgtagcacataatggaacttgtcacccttaggggaagccaatatgactccagcccccgagccctccaactgcctggacccatcaaagtgaatagtccaatatgtgttatccggcttttgttcgggcacttgtagctctgtccaatcattgatgaaatccaccaaagcctgagatttaacagcagtgcgtggcacatacttcagaccatgaggtccgagctctatagcccacttagccactctccctgtggcctccctgttctgaatgatatctccaaggggggcagaactgaccacagtgatggggtgaccctggaaataatgcttaagcttccggcttgccatgaacacaccataaacaagcttctcccaatgtggataccgatgtttggactcgatgagcacttcgctgacataataaaccggccgctgaaccggatgctccttaccctcttccttgcgctccaccaccacagccacactgacggctcgtgtgttagcagccacatacagcaataaaggctccttgtcaaccggagcagcaaggactgggggctctgccagctgcctcttcaaatcctcaaaagagtatcagctgcatcattccagacaaagtcatcagttttcttcatcaactgatataatggcatggccttctcccccaaacggcttataaaacggcttaa
The Aegilops tauschii subsp. strangulata cultivar AL8/78 chromosome 3, Aet v6.0, whole genome shotgun sequence genome window above contains:
- the LOC141042693 gene encoding uncharacterized protein, whose amino-acid sequence is MDAKRAHPCFALPTEAPQFNKGWPCEKLNDERASSVLGQMQTDLKPGNAKAAKVTGAMLLREFLMLRVAPLQAQSRPLWELGDEEDKTHLRPGGLPGDELATVLRLLVGDNQEYPSSAFAPLFLRKDWEPLVLSRPTFDARGLVPPALSRARAAPKLVEVSSHESGREKEEEGDSKATLEEMGENSPLSKAEILRALPDDAEVEVRQEEGEPPVVPMRTRSSLIPRDAAPALAPPGAVSSSPAAPPSAVGARTPTSQAPRLSGFKLPKRNYVVVDQPLPATKKRKEGTVTAPSSTKKGGTTAHTSPARSSLRDQEEHRREESAPMAPLAPIVPASGPVEEVPAAPETAVSQALAAASSEKEKQSTANAAADREAVLKDAKAAPDRCQEREDELKDLRDKHAEEACVRLVKGVEMKAQEDAVKNHDAELEELGKTQVTERSRLEELDRKVKAREGNLDAKARVLAKDCVAFDDLEERSRKALKTLYEHDLERPLSTDEDGPAPLLPPLVKALEEVVDGIGPMAEAEAHADDKFWKVKYDHEAAKKARKANKAAKRAAPRKKGSRPTPSELLQLSDSSESEDDTGASNPVVEETHESRRHTRTNKDADLSSGLPDASRKRRTEETSPSSGDSMQSSLPAFKTVPGAQAKLTKRAKKTKPVEEPDLPEPEVAAQEPPAASAPEATAPTDKATAEASANPETSSSAQPVNDPDVVITRTEFVEPGRPTVLAKCSAKEELLQHRRVNLDLTDYANLNIGEIVSGYVSQVHKSRDVEIGMVNQIQQKSEAACKKFEADISDLETRLRTQETETRKANAKFVSTIAAQEKLKTDFDAERKAWAEEKATLVNRAEQAEKALTEKTAELSGLKRQVSQMVAAIFGPRSANLNQSVVTKLKAVYTLVEQLYTGSQRALAVVALSNEVPTHLAEVLRRLAVLPQRVQELRRASARAGAIAALSRAKAFLPELDPADIALGYPSLKEDGTRFDQRDFAACVKIVRPVATLIGNDTNLTKYQPGYNAENQRIPTPRYEAISLVPPARKHTFAPEIDPAGLIDEEAQFEALSGIDWKSSTFQVLGTAGGEERDEPETSTQQAS